In Actinomycetota bacterium, a single genomic region encodes these proteins:
- the purL gene encoding phosphoribosylformylglycinamidine synthase subunit PurL, translating into MDTVADAAREPDVAQPYAELGLRPEEYADIRRILGRRPTSSELAMYSVMWSEHCSYKSSKVHLAQFGQKKPQTDTLLVGIGENAGVVDIGDGWAVTFKVESHNHPSYVEPYQGAATGVGGIVRDILSMGARPLAVMDPLRFGPADAPDTARVLPGIVAGVGGYGNCLGLPNIGGEVVFDPSYAGNPLVNALCVGAMRHSDIHLAKATGVGNLVVLYGARTGGDGIGGVSVLASETFDEDGPAKRPSVQVGDPFMEKLLIECTLEVLRAGLVLGIQDLGGAGISCATSELASNGEGGMHVWLDRVPLRDSTLRPEEILMSESQERMCAVVSPSHIDRFLSTCARWDVEAVVIGEVTDTGRLTVDWYGERIVDVPPRTVAHEGPVYRRPLARPDYLDDLQAASPTSLKRPETPEALRDTLLQLVAAPNQASKSWVTSQYDRYVQGNTVLAQPEDAGMVRVDEQTGRGVALATDGNGRYTKLDPYAGAQLALAEAYRNVAATGAIPLAVTNCLNFGSPEDPGVMWQFSEAVRGLADGCQLLGIPVTGGNVSFYNSTGDVAINPTPVVGVLGVIDDVERRTPIAWGPDGELIYLLGDTRDEFGGSEWAHEVHGHLGGLPPAVDLQRERILAEILVAGSRDGMLTAAHDVSDGGVAQTLVEMALRAGIGARCWVPDGVKPFVFLFSESAGRAVVVVARSEELRFTDMCAARGVPAERIGVVDSGLGGGSSQVLELSGQFTVGLDELRAAHEGTLPGLFG; encoded by the coding sequence ATGGACACCGTCGCCGACGCAGCGCGGGAACCCGATGTCGCGCAGCCCTACGCCGAACTCGGCCTGCGGCCCGAGGAGTACGCCGACATCCGGCGAATTCTCGGCCGGCGGCCGACCAGCAGCGAACTGGCGATGTATTCGGTGATGTGGAGCGAGCACTGCTCGTACAAGTCGTCGAAGGTCCACCTGGCGCAGTTCGGGCAGAAGAAACCGCAGACCGACACCCTGCTGGTCGGCATCGGTGAGAACGCCGGCGTGGTCGACATCGGTGACGGCTGGGCGGTGACGTTCAAGGTCGAAAGCCACAATCATCCGTCGTACGTCGAGCCCTATCAGGGTGCCGCCACCGGCGTCGGCGGGATCGTGCGCGACATCCTGTCGATGGGCGCGCGGCCGTTGGCCGTGATGGACCCGCTGCGGTTCGGCCCGGCCGACGCGCCGGACACCGCTCGGGTACTGCCCGGCATCGTCGCCGGCGTCGGGGGCTACGGGAACTGCCTGGGGCTGCCCAACATCGGCGGCGAGGTCGTGTTCGACCCCTCGTACGCCGGAAACCCGCTGGTCAATGCCCTCTGCGTCGGCGCGATGCGGCACTCGGACATCCACCTGGCCAAGGCGACCGGGGTGGGGAACCTGGTGGTGCTGTACGGCGCCCGCACCGGTGGCGACGGCATCGGCGGGGTCAGCGTGCTGGCGAGCGAGACCTTCGACGAGGACGGTCCGGCGAAGCGGCCCAGCGTGCAGGTCGGCGATCCGTTCATGGAGAAACTGCTGATCGAATGCACCCTGGAGGTGCTGCGGGCCGGGCTGGTCCTCGGCATCCAGGACCTCGGTGGCGCTGGTATCTCCTGCGCGACAAGCGAACTGGCCAGCAACGGCGAGGGCGGCATGCACGTGTGGCTGGACCGCGTGCCGTTGCGGGACTCCACGTTGCGACCCGAAGAGATCCTGATGAGCGAGTCGCAGGAACGCATGTGCGCGGTCGTCAGCCCGTCCCACATCGACCGGTTCCTCTCGACCTGTGCCCGGTGGGACGTGGAGGCCGTCGTCATCGGTGAGGTCACCGACACCGGACGGCTCACCGTGGACTGGTACGGCGAACGCATCGTCGACGTACCACCGCGCACCGTCGCGCACGAAGGACCGGTGTACCGACGGCCGCTGGCGCGCCCCGACTACCTCGACGACCTGCAGGCGGCGTCGCCGACCAGCCTCAAACGGCCCGAGACGCCGGAGGCATTGCGGGACACGTTGTTGCAGCTGGTGGCCGCCCCCAACCAGGCGTCCAAGAGTTGGGTCACCTCGCAGTACGACCGTTACGTCCAGGGCAACACGGTGCTGGCCCAGCCCGAGGACGCCGGCATGGTCCGGGTGGACGAGCAGACCGGCCGCGGCGTCGCGCTGGCGACGGACGGCAACGGGCGTTACACCAAGCTCGACCCGTACGCCGGCGCCCAGCTGGCGCTGGCCGAGGCGTACCGCAACGTCGCGGCGACCGGGGCGATCCCGCTGGCGGTGACCAACTGCCTGAACTTCGGCTCGCCGGAGGATCCCGGCGTCATGTGGCAGTTCAGTGAGGCCGTCCGTGGCCTGGCCGACGGCTGCCAGCTGCTGGGTATCCCGGTGACCGGCGGCAACGTGAGTTTCTACAACTCGACCGGCGACGTCGCGATCAACCCGACTCCGGTGGTGGGCGTCCTCGGGGTGATCGACGACGTCGAACGGCGTACGCCGATCGCCTGGGGCCCGGACGGCGAGCTGATCTACCTGCTCGGCGACACCCGCGACGAGTTCGGCGGGTCGGAGTGGGCGCACGAGGTCCATGGTCATCTCGGCGGCTTGCCGCCGGCGGTGGACCTGCAGCGCGAACGTATCCTCGCGGAGATCCTCGTGGCCGGCAGCCGCGACGGGATGCTGACCGCCGCCCACGACGTCTCCGACGGTGGTGTGGCGCAGACTCTGGTCGAGATGGCGCTGCGGGCTGGGATCGGCGCCCGCTGCTGGGTGCCCGACGGCGTCAAGCCGTTCGTGTTCCTCTTCTCGGAATCCGCCGGGCGGGCTGTCGTGGTGGTGGCCCGCAGCGAAGAACTGCGCTTCACCGACATGTGCGCGGCCCGAGGGGTGCCGGCCGAGCGCATCGGTGTGGTCGACTCCGGGCTGGGTGGGGGATCGTCGCAGGTACTGGAGTTGTCCGGGCAGTTCACCGTCGGTTTGGACGAGTTGCGGGCGGCCCACGAAGGGACCTTGCCGGGTTTGTTCGGTTAG
- the purQ gene encoding phosphoribosylformylglycinamidine synthase subunit PurQ, translating to MPVRIGVVTFPGSLDDGDAARAVRLAGADAVRLWHGDADLPDVDAVVLPGGFSYGDYLRCGAIARFAPVMGAVIERAAQGMPVLGICNGFQILCEAHLLPGALTRNDHLHFVCRDQRLRIESVDSAWTSGYTAGQQIVVPLKNGEGGYVADDATLDRLEGDGLVVARYLDTNPNGSRRDIAGIRNAAGNVVGLMPHPEHAVEALTGPGTDGLTFFTSVLQSLVLR from the coding sequence GTGCCGGTGAGGATCGGGGTCGTCACCTTCCCAGGATCACTGGACGACGGCGACGCCGCGCGTGCGGTCCGGCTGGCGGGGGCGGACGCCGTGCGGCTGTGGCACGGCGACGCCGACCTGCCGGACGTCGACGCGGTGGTCCTGCCCGGCGGGTTCTCGTACGGCGACTACCTGCGGTGCGGCGCGATCGCGCGGTTCGCGCCGGTGATGGGTGCGGTGATCGAGCGGGCTGCGCAGGGGATGCCTGTGCTCGGTATCTGCAACGGCTTCCAGATCCTCTGCGAGGCTCACTTGCTGCCCGGCGCGCTGACCCGCAACGACCATCTGCATTTCGTCTGCCGTGACCAACGGCTGCGCATCGAGTCGGTGGACAGCGCCTGGACCTCGGGCTACACCGCAGGGCAGCAGATCGTTGTGCCGCTGAAGAACGGTGAGGGCGGCTATGTGGCCGACGACGCGACGCTGGACCGGTTGGAGGGCGACGGACTGGTCGTCGCGCGCTACCTGGACACCAACCCGAACGGCAGCCGGCGCGACATCGCCGGGATCCGCAACGCCGCCGGCAACGTCGTGGGCCTCATGCCGCATCCCGAACACGCGGTCGAAGCGTTGACCGGCCCCGGCACCGACGGCCTGACGTTCTTCACCAGCGTGTTGCAGAGCCTGGTGCTGCGGTGA